One part of the Aerosakkonema funiforme FACHB-1375 genome encodes these proteins:
- a CDS encoding metallophosphoesterase family protein, translating to MRILAIGDIHGCSIALDSLLAAVVPQPEDKIITLGDYVDRGPDTKGVIDRLIALHATGQLIPLRGNHEQIMLNSRADGKLLAWLSWGGKATLASYAVSGNEGTLQDIPESHWDFLENKCVNWYETDKHFFVHADAEPNLPLGEQPEFVLFWGPSDRPSPHFSGKTMVYGHDTQESGIPLNLGYAICIDTWPDGNGWLTCLDVTSGKVWQANQAGQQRQLLIDR from the coding sequence ATGCGTATCCTTGCTATTGGTGATATTCACGGTTGTTCGATCGCCCTCGATTCCCTCCTCGCTGCTGTAGTCCCGCAGCCAGAAGATAAAATTATTACTCTGGGCGACTACGTAGATCGCGGCCCTGATACTAAGGGCGTTATCGATCGTCTCATCGCTTTGCACGCTACCGGGCAACTTATACCTTTACGCGGCAATCACGAGCAAATTATGCTCAATTCTCGTGCTGATGGGAAGCTATTAGCGTGGCTGTCCTGGGGCGGTAAGGCAACGCTTGCTTCTTATGCGGTATCTGGGAATGAGGGAACTTTGCAGGATATCCCAGAAAGTCATTGGGATTTTCTCGAAAATAAGTGTGTAAATTGGTACGAAACAGACAAGCATTTTTTCGTACACGCAGATGCCGAACCAAATTTACCGTTAGGGGAACAACCGGAATTTGTCTTGTTTTGGGGGCCGAGCGATCGACCGTCACCCCACTTTTCCGGCAAAACAATGGTTTACGGACACGATACACAAGAAAGTGGAATTCCACTTAATTTAGGCTATGCAATTTGTATCGATACTTGGCCTGACGGAAACGGTTGGTTAACTTGTTTAGATGTAACAAGTGGGAAAGTTTGGCAAGCAAATCAAGCGGGTCAGCAACGACAACTTCTCATCGATCGATAA